Part of the Streptomyces sp. NBC_01353 genome, GGCGTTCCTGAGTCTCGTGGCGGCATCTGTGGTGCTGACGGCAGGCGCCACGCAGTTGCAGGCCGCGATCGAGGCAGGCTCCGGTGTGGTCAAGGAGATCACCCAAGTCGTGGATGGCATCTCCGCCGAGTGAACCGTCGTCAGCGAGCCCGTCGCGTCATTGCGACGGGCGCGCTGACCCCGTCCTATCCGGCCGTGAGAGTCGAGTATGTCCACACGTCAGCCGGCATCTCGTGGCCGAGCTTCCATGTGATCCCCATGGGCTTACTTCCTTTGTGGTCCACGTATTCCGCTGGACCAAGGAGCATCCAGGGCTGAGGGCCGCCGATGTCCGTCTTCTTGTAGCGGCGGACGAAGAGGAGGACGTGGGACCTGTTCTTCTTGTGAGTCCGGTAGCGGATGCCCGTGGGGGACGCCTCCGACGTCTGGTTCTGGGACTCCCAGTGGAAGAGGCTGTCGTTCAGGGCGTAGTCCCGATAGCGCGTCTGCGGGGAGAAGTCCTTCTCATCCTTCTCCAGCGTGATCAGCAGCGCGTCGGTCTGGATGCTCTCGCACCACTTCACCCCCTCGCGGAAGTGGCCCGGCATGAAGCCGCCAATGAACGACTGGCCCAGGGCCGGGAGGATTTCTTCCCGGCTGTAGGAGGCGTGGACCGTCAAGGGAAGGCCGGCGAGGGGGCCGAGGAGCGGAACCGGGATGTGATCGGTCTGGCTGAGGGCGTAGGCCAGGACCTGGCGGAGTTCGTCACGGAAGGCGTGCTGCGGACGGAGCGAGTCCAGCGCCTCTTGGTACTGGGAGAAGCCACCACCCAGGGGCCACAGTGAGAAATAGAGCATGCGGGCGTAGGCGCGCTCGATCTCGTTGAGTGCGCTGTAGGGAGGGGCGTCGTCCGAGAGGAGTCTTGTGTAGGTCTCGAACCGCCGGGGGTCGTCGACGTGAAGAAACGCGGACACGCGCTTGAGGAGCGACTCCTCCCCTTCGGGGCCGGCGCTGGGGAGCATGCTCGAACGGCGAAGCAGGCCAGTCCAGGAGTTGCCGTTGCCGCGGTAGATCTCCTTGAGCTCGCGTCCGCTCTCCTCGAGGTAGTCCGAGAGCCGGTCCTCTCCGTACCGGCCCACCTCACGGGCGAGCTGTGTGACGTTGATGCTGATCTGGCTCCGGATGTTGTCGATGATCAAGTCCCTGGCCTTGGACTCAAGGATGATCTGGCAGCCAGACGGAAGCTGGGGGAAGTCGTGCTCGATGTTCGCGAGCAGGCGATTCCTCGTCAGGTTGGTCAGCGCGCGGAACTGCTCCTCGAAGCGGAACTCCTTGCGGTGCTGGCCGATGAAGTCGAGAACGGTGAGAACCGCCTTGCCTTCGCTGCGTCGAAGCCCGCGGCCCAGCTGTTGCAGGAAGACGGTGGCGCTTGATGTCGGGCGCAGCAGAAGAAGGGTGTCGACGTCGGGGATGTCCAAGCCCTCGTTGAAGAGGTCGACGGAGAAGATCACTTGAATCTCTCCGGAGCTCAGCGCGGCGAGGGCATCTTTGCGCGCATCGCGTGGTGTCTCGCCGGAGAGCGCCACAGCCTTGAGGCCGGCGCGGCAGAAGAAGTCCGCCATGAAGTGGGCGTGGGCAACAGAGACACAGAAGCCAAGAGCACGCATGGACCCCGGGTCGGTGACCTTGTCCATGACTGCCTGTACGACGAGCCGGGCGCGTGCGTCGTTGCCAGTGAACAGGTTGCTGAGGGCTGAGGCGTCGTACGCCCCACGCTTCCAGGTGATGGCGCTCATATCGGTGTTGTCTGTGACGCCGAAGTAGTGGAACGGGCTCAGTAGGTCGTTCTCCAACGCCTCCCACAGCCTCATCTCGGCCGCGATGCGCCCGTCGAAGAACTCGTCCTGGACGTTGCGGCCATCCATCCGCTCTGGGGTGGCAGTGAGGCCGAGGAGCTCGCGAGGCGTGAAGTGGTCGATGATCTTCCGGTAGGTGGGGGAGACGCCGTGGTGGAACTCGTCGATGACGATGACGTCGAAGTGGTCAGGGGCGAACCGCTCCAGAGTGCGAGCGTTGAGCGACTGAACACTTGCGAAGACGTGCTTCCACTCCTCCGGAACGATGCTGCTGTGCATCTCTTCACCGAAGTTGGCATCCACCAGGACGTCCTGGTATGTCCTCAGTGACTGGCGGAGGATTTCGCCCCGGTGGGCGACGAAGAGGAGCCGAAGGTCGCGCCCGTGCTTCTGCCTCAGATGCTTGTAGTCCAGTGCGGCCATGACGGTCTTGCCGGTGCCAGTGGCCGCAACCAGCAGATTGCGGTGGCGGCCGTGGACTTCGCGTTCAACCTCGAGGCGCTCCAGCATGTCCCGTTGGTGAGGGTAGGGGCGTACTTCGAGCCCAGAGAGCGTGATGTGGCGCCCGGCGGTGTTGTTGGTGCCGCGGCTGGCTACTTGAAGAGCTTCGTCGAGGCGCTTCGAGTCGTGGTCAGGGTCGTACAGCTCGAAGGCCGAATCGCTCCAGTACGAGTCGAACGTGGCTTCAAACTTGCGCAGGACGTCGGGGGTGGCGACGGAGGAGAGACGGACGTTCCACTCCAGACCATCGAGGAGTGCGGCCTTCGACAGGTTAGAACTGCCTACGTACGCGGTGTCGTATCCACTGTTGCGACGGAAGAGCCACGCCTTGGCGTGGAGCCGCGTAGAACGCAGCTCGTAGTTGACCTTGACCTCCGCGTTGAACCGCTGCACGAGGCGGTCGAGGGCTCTGCGTTCGGTGGCACCGATATACGTCGTGGTGATGACCCGGATGGGAACGCCTCGTGCGTGGGCTGCTTCGAGGGACTGCTCGATGACTCGAAGGCCGTGCCATTTCACGAAGGCGCAGAGAAGGTCTACGCGGTCTGCTGTGGCGAGCTCGGCGCGGAGCTCAAAGCCCAGGCTCGGGTCTTCTGGGGAGTTGGTGATAAGCGCGGTATCGGAGAGTGGAGTCGCAGGCCTGATCTTGTAGACACCCTTGGCCTCCTGCTCGGCGATGGCGAGCAACTGACGGGGGCCGTCGGAGACGAGGTCGACCCACTCGCGAGCACCCTCGATGCTGCTCATCGACTCGAGGATGTGGTTGGCCGCGTGTACGCGCTCTGCTGCGGGCAACCGTTCCAAGATCCGCCGGGCTGTGTTCGCGACATGTCGGGCGATGACATGAGGCGCTGAATCGGAACCCACGATGCCGTCGATCGCATGCCAGCCCTGATCCGTCAGACCCTTGAGCTGATTCTCAAGTCGCAACGTAATGAGTTGCTCGTAGAGCCCCGAGACCGGCTCGTTGGTGTTGATCGGACCACTCACTGAAGCCCCTCCCCGTTCAGACCTTCCCAGTGATATCAGGCGGCACGGACGGTCCGATCACGACTTGGGAAACTGGGCAGATCAGGTCACGGCTCTTGCAGCCCGGTGATCACTCCGCCCCGTGGCACCCCCCATAAGCCCTCCCCGACCCGCACCAGCACCCCGCCCCCCGCGCCGGCGGCCACGCCGTAGCCCGGCCGCGGGCCGCCAGGGTCGTGGCGTATTGGGGGAGGAGGTCCGCGTTCGCGGGGGAAGAGGACTCCGAGGCGGCGAAGGCCTCGTACGACGGGACCGTCGCCGGGACGATGCCCAGGTTGGGGGTGCCCGCCGCCGCGAGTTCTCGGAGCGAGGCTTCGATGTCCGTGAGGTGGGCCCGGTACGTGGGGTACTCCGCCTCGAGTTCCGGGTACGAGGCGAGGAGCTCGTCCAGTTCCGCCTCCGGCCAGTGGAGGACCGCCACCGGGAAGGGGCGGGAGAGGGCCGTGCGGTAGGAGCCCAGTTCGCTGCGGAGGCGGATGATCTCGGCCTGGAGTTCCGCCGGGTCCGAGGAGCCGAGCGACCACAGGCGCTTCGGGTCGTGCAGCTCGTCCAGGGGGACGTCCCCCGCGTGCAGCGTGTCCGCCAGGGTGTCCCAGTTGTCGTGGGGCAGTGCCAGCATCCGGCGGACCCGGTGGCGGGTGGCGAGCAGGGAGCGGGTGGGGTGCGGGAGGTCCGTCGGCGCCGCCTCCGGTGCCAGCAGGCGCGCCGCCTCCGTCGCGAACGTCTCCGACAGCTCCAGCTCGTCGTGGGACTCCAGTGTCTCCACCACGATCTCCCACGGCCCCGCGTCCGCCGGCGCCGATGCGCGAACGCCCGTGATGATCGCCCGCGCCTCCGGCTCGTGGCCGTACTCCCACAGGTTCGCCGCCTTCAGCGCCCTGATCAGGTGCGGGGAAGAGGGGGAGGCGGACAGAAGGGTGTCGTACAGCGCCGTCGCCTCCGCGCGCTCGCCCGCCAGTTCCAGGTGGGCCGCTGCCTGCAGGAACAGGGGTTCCTGGTCCTCGGGGTACCGCGCGGCGGTGCGCAGCAGACGCTCGGCTTCGGTGGCGTGGGCGGCAGGCGTGTCGGGGCGCATGCCGACCACCGTACTGCTGTACGGCCCTGGAGAGTTGGCGCGTCAGCCCTTATCGTGCCCCGCGTGCGGGACAGGGTGCCGGTCGTCGTCCAGACACGCGGGGTGCGGAGCACACCCGCCCGCGTGCTGTGGGTCGGCGCGGAGGCCGTCGTCACCTGCGGGGTTGTCCTGCTGCTCCTCGTCGTCCACCAGCTCTGGTGGACCAATCAGCAGGCCCGCGCCCAGGCCACCCAGCAGGTCCGCGCCCTTGAGCGGGAGTGGGAGGGATCACCCCCGGCACCATCGGTCGAAGAGTCGCCCTCCGTGGTCGACACTCCGGCGCCCGTCGAGTCCGCCGCGCCCCCAGAGGCCCGGCCCGAAGCCACTTCCTCCAGCCGCCCTCCGCTCTCCTCCGCCTACGCCATCCTCCGCATCCCCCGCATCGGCCTCACCGCCCCCGTCGCCCGTGGCGTCGGCAAGAGATCTGTTCTGGACCGTGGGTACGTCGGGCAGTATCCGGGCACCGCCTCGCCCGGGCGCCCCGGCAACTTCGCCCTCGCCGGGCACCGCAACACCCACGGCGAGCCCTTCCGCTACATCAACCGGCTCCGACCGGGCGACCGGATCCGCGTGCAGACCCGGGAGAGGGAGTACGAGTACGTCGTCGATCAGGTGCTCGCCCAGACCGCTCCCCGCGACACCGGCGTCATCCAGCCCGTACCCCGCTCCCTCGTCAAGCCGTCCTACGGGTACTCCGCCCCCGGCTCCTACCTCACCCTGACCACATGCACGCCCGAGTTCAGCTCCGCGTACCGGCTCGTCGTGTGGGCGAAGCTCGTACGGTGACGGCCGCCCCCACCAGGCCCAGCGCCGCCGACACCAGCAGCGCCGTGTCGGCGCCCGCCGTCGACAGCGCGATCGTGAGGGCCACGCCCGCCGACGAACCGATGTAGCGGGCCGTGTTGTTGGCCCCTGAGCCCATCGCCGCCCGCTCCGGCGGTACGGAGTCGACGGCGAGGCGCGGCAGGGCCGCGTTCAGCAGACCGCTGCCCACGCCCGCCACGAACAGGCCCGGGAGGAGGCGGAGCCAGGAGCCGTGGGGGGAGGAGAGTGAGCCCAGCAGGCCCAGGACCCCTGCCGTCGACAGGACGAAACCAAGCCCCAGTTGGTGCGGGGCGGACAACCGGCCCGCCAGCCTGCGGGCCTGCAGCGCCACCACGAACGCCGTGCCCGACCACAGCACGAACATCCACGCCGCCCCCAGTGTCGACATGCCGAGCGCCTGCCGGAGCAGCGCCGGAAGGAAGCTGAACAGGCCGATCACCGCCAGGCCGGTGAACAGCGCCCCGGACGTGGCCGCGAGGAACGCCGGGCGGCGGAAGAGCGCCAGGTCGATCATCGGCGTACGGCTTCGGCGCTCGACCGCCACGAACGCCGCGCCCAGCGCCACAGCGGCGCCCGCCAGCAGGCCCACCGGCGCGCGCAACCAGCCGTCCCGGCCCAGGGTGAGCGCGGTCAGCAGGGCAGCCAGGGCCAGGCCGAGGGCGAGCGCGCCCGCGATGTCTGGCCGGCCGCCGCGCGGTGCGCGGGACTCGGCGAGGGTGCGGGTGCCCAGGGCGGCGACCGCGAGCGCGGCCACCGCCAGCACCTCGTACGCGAGGCGCCAGTCGATCAGGCTCAGTCCGCCCGCGAGCAGCGGGCCCAGCGCGATCCCGGCGCTCACGAACGCACCCCACACACCCGTCGCCCGCACCCGGTCCCGGCCGGAGGGGTAGGCATGCGCCAGGAGCCCCAGGCTGCTCGCGAGGACGGCCGCGCTCGCCGCGCCCTGGGCCACGCGGGCGAGGGTGAAGGTGAGGGTGGAGGTCGCGAAGGCGCCCAGTCCGGTGGTGAGTCCGAAAGCGAGGGTGCCGAGCAGGAAGACCCGGCGCCGGCCGTGGTCGTCGGCGAGGCTGCCGGCGATCAGGAGGACGACGGCGAGGCCGAGCGGGGTGCCGTTGAGCAGCCACGCCTGCGCCGAGGCGGGGGTCGAGAAGGACGCGGCCATGTCCGGGAGGGTGAGCATCGGGGCCGTGTAGTTCATCAGCGCGAGGGTGGTGGCTGCGCTGGTGATCGTGAGGGTGGCGCCTGGGCGTGATTTCACAGGCGTGCGGGTGGGCGCGGACGTGAGCTGGGGCATGGCGGACCTCGACGCATCGTCTCGGTGGAGCGGGGTTCATCTGCTCAGTTCGGTGATTGAACCTTATGTCGGTCGGTTCGGTCAATGAACCCAGGCCCTGTACCCTCGGCGTCATGGCCCTCGGAAAGGACTACGCGGCACAGCAGTGCTCCATCGCCCGCGCCCTCGAAGTCATCGGCGAGCGGTGGACCCTGCTCCTCGTCCGCGACGCCTTCTACGGCGTCCGCCGCTACAACGACTTCCTCGTTCACCTCGGCCTGCCCCGTGCGGTCCTCGCCGCCCGACTCCAGGCCCTCGTCGAGGCCGGCGTCCTGGACAAGCGCCGCTACCAGGAGGCGCCGCCGCGCGACGAGTACGTCCTCACCGAGCGCGGCCTCGCCCTCTGGCCCGTCCTGCGCACGCTCGGACGATGGGGGCGCGACGAGGTGCCCGGCGCCCCGGCCGTACGCCACTTCCATCACGCCGCCTGCGGCACCGAACTCGGCCCGTACGGCGAATGCCCCGCCTGTCACGTTCCCGTACCGCCCGCCGAGGTCGAGATGCGGCCGGGTGCCGGGCTCGATCCGGAGCCCGCCGATCCGGTCAGCCGGGCCCTCCTCCGGCCGCGCCGCCTCCTCGTCCCCCTCGAAGCCGATCGTGTATAACGGCTGAGAGGTGACACGACCGGCGATCGAGGGGGAGGGAAGCGCGGTGATCAGAGACCTGCTCCTGCGCGTGCTCGCTCCCCTCTTCTTCCTGATCGCGCTCGCCAATCTCCTCCTCTCCGACGGTTCGAGCGTCTCCGCCGCCGTCGCCCTCGCCGCGACCACCGTCGTCTGCGCCCTCATCGGCGCCCCCGCGCCCGCGTCCGTGCCCCCGACCCGGGTACGCACCGCCCTGCGCGATCGCGAGCGGCGCACCGCTTTCCTGCCGCAACGCGACCCCGACGCCTCCGGCCGCCGCAGGCCCCGAGCACCCGGCCGTCCCCTCCCGACGGCCGCGTAGGCGCACAGAACACAGCAACACCCTGCGCGGATCCGTCATGCCGAGACGTCCTTCTTCCGGCACGACGAGACCCTTCGGAGGGCTCCCATGTCCGTTTTCGCTTCCCTGGTCGAGCAGCTCGCCGACCTGCTCCAGCCGCTCTTCGCCACCACCGCGACCGCCGCCGCGATCGTCCTGTTCACGATGCTCGTCCGGCTCGCGATCCACCCCCTCTCGCGGGCCTCCGCCCGCGGACAGAAGGCCCGTATCCGCATCGCCCCGCAGCTCGCCGAGCTCCGCGCCAAGCACGCCAAGGACCCCGAGCGGCTCAAGAAGGCGGTCATGGAGCTGCACGCGAAGGAGAAGGTCTCGCCCTTCGCCGGCTGCCTGCCGAGTCTCCTCCAGGCGCCCGCGTTCCTCCTCATGTACCACCTGTTCTCCGGCGATCGCATGGCCGGTCACACCCTCTTCGCCGCCCCGCTCGGCGACCACTGGGCCGACGCCCTCGGGCACGGCGGCGCCTTCGGCCCGGCCGGTCAGGTCTACCTCGTGCTCTTCGCGATCGTCGCCGCCGTGGCGACCTTCAACTACCGCCGTACGAAGCGGCAGCTCGCCGCGCAGCCCCTGGACACCGGACTCCCGGCGACGCCGGGCGCCGACACGATCAACAAGGTGATGCCGCTGCTCTCCTTCGCCACCCTGATCACCGTCGCCGTCGTCCCGCTCGCCGCCGCGCTCTACGTCGTCACCAGCACCACGTGGACCGTCTTCGAGCGGGCCGTCCTCTTCCGGGAGCAGCGCCCCACGGAGGCCCTTGCTACTCAGGCGTAAGGGTCCAGTCCGTGAACGGGGTCTTGCCGAGTGGTCGAAACTCTTGGAGGATCGACCAACCTCCGATGGCCGCAACCCATCGGCCGGGGATCTGTAGGGCCCGACCCCGGGCCCACCTCGACCACAGGGAGAAGACCATGAAGCTGCTTCGAGTCGGCCCGGCGGGTGCCGAGCGTCCTGCCCTGCTCGACCAGGACGGGACGCTGCGCGACCTGTCGGCCCTGGTCGACGACGTCGACGGCAGCCTGCTCGCCGACGCGTCCGCGCTCGACCGGATCCGGGCGGCCGTCGGGGCCGGTGTGCTGCCCGCGCTCGACGCGACCGGACTGCGGATCGGGCCGCCGGTCGGCCGGATCGGCAAGGTCGTGTGCATCGGGCTGAACTACCACGGGCACGCGGCGGAGACCGGCGCGGCGAC contains:
- a CDS encoding SEC-C domain-containing protein; protein product: MRPDTPAAHATEAERLLRTAARYPEDQEPLFLQAAAHLELAGERAEATALYDTLLSASPSSPHLIRALKAANLWEYGHEPEARAIITGVRASAPADAGPWEIVVETLESHDELELSETFATEAARLLAPEAAPTDLPHPTRSLLATRHRVRRMLALPHDNWDTLADTLHAGDVPLDELHDPKRLWSLGSSDPAELQAEIIRLRSELGSYRTALSRPFPVAVLHWPEAELDELLASYPELEAEYPTYRAHLTDIEASLRELAAAGTPNLGIVPATVPSYEAFAASESSSPANADLLPQYATTLAARGRATAWPPARGAGCWCGSGRAYGGCHGAE
- a CDS encoding DUF6412 domain-containing protein, with the protein product MRDLLLRVLAPLFFLIALANLLLSDGSSVSAAVALAATTVVCALIGAPAPASVPPTRVRTALRDRERRTAFLPQRDPDASGRRRPRAPGRPLPTAA
- a CDS encoding DUF3427 domain-containing protein; the protein is MSGPINTNEPVSGLYEQLITLRLENQLKGLTDQGWHAIDGIVGSDSAPHVIARHVANTARRILERLPAAERVHAANHILESMSSIEGAREWVDLVSDGPRQLLAIAEQEAKGVYKIRPATPLSDTALITNSPEDPSLGFELRAELATADRVDLLCAFVKWHGLRVIEQSLEAAHARGVPIRVITTTYIGATERRALDRLVQRFNAEVKVNYELRSTRLHAKAWLFRRNSGYDTAYVGSSNLSKAALLDGLEWNVRLSSVATPDVLRKFEATFDSYWSDSAFELYDPDHDSKRLDEALQVASRGTNNTAGRHITLSGLEVRPYPHQRDMLERLEVEREVHGRHRNLLVAATGTGKTVMAALDYKHLRQKHGRDLRLLFVAHRGEILRQSLRTYQDVLVDANFGEEMHSSIVPEEWKHVFASVQSLNARTLERFAPDHFDVIVIDEFHHGVSPTYRKIIDHFTPRELLGLTATPERMDGRNVQDEFFDGRIAAEMRLWEALENDLLSPFHYFGVTDNTDMSAITWKRGAYDASALSNLFTGNDARARLVVQAVMDKVTDPGSMRALGFCVSVAHAHFMADFFCRAGLKAVALSGETPRDARKDALAALSSGEIQVIFSVDLFNEGLDIPDVDTLLLLRPTSSATVFLQQLGRGLRRSEGKAVLTVLDFIGQHRKEFRFEEQFRALTNLTRNRLLANIEHDFPQLPSGCQIILESKARDLIIDNIRSQISINVTQLAREVGRYGEDRLSDYLEESGRELKEIYRGNGNSWTGLLRRSSMLPSAGPEGEESLLKRVSAFLHVDDPRRFETYTRLLSDDAPPYSALNEIERAYARMLYFSLWPLGGGFSQYQEALDSLRPQHAFRDELRQVLAYALSQTDHIPVPLLGPLAGLPLTVHASYSREEILPALGQSFIGGFMPGHFREGVKWCESIQTDALLITLEKDEKDFSPQTRYRDYALNDSLFHWESQNQTSEASPTGIRYRTHKKNRSHVLLFVRRYKKTDIGGPQPWMLLGPAEYVDHKGSKPMGITWKLGHEMPADVWTYSTLTAG
- a CDS encoding MFS transporter — translated: MPQLTSAPTRTPVKSRPGATLTITSAATTLALMNYTAPMLTLPDMAASFSTPASAQAWLLNGTPLGLAVVLLIAGSLADDHGRRRVFLLGTLAFGLTTGLGAFATSTLTFTLARVAQGAASAAVLASSLGLLAHAYPSGRDRVRATGVWGAFVSAGIALGPLLAGGLSLIDWRLAYEVLAVAALAVAALGTRTLAESRAPRGGRPDIAGALALGLALAALLTALTLGRDGWLRAPVGLLAGAAVALGAAFVAVERRSRTPMIDLALFRRPAFLAATSGALFTGLAVIGLFSFLPALLRQALGMSTLGAAWMFVLWSGTAFVVALQARRLAGRLSAPHQLGLGFVLSTAGVLGLLGSLSSPHGSWLRLLPGLFVAGVGSGLLNAALPRLAVDSVPPERAAMGSGANNTARYIGSSAGVALTIALSTAGADTALLVSAALGLVGAAVTVRASPTRRAGTRS
- a CDS encoding YidC/Oxa1 family membrane protein insertase, with product MSVFASLVEQLADLLQPLFATTATAAAIVLFTMLVRLAIHPLSRASARGQKARIRIAPQLAELRAKHAKDPERLKKAVMELHAKEKVSPFAGCLPSLLQAPAFLLMYHLFSGDRMAGHTLFAAPLGDHWADALGHGGAFGPAGQVYLVLFAIVAAVATFNYRRTKRQLAAQPLDTGLPATPGADTINKVMPLLSFATLITVAVVPLAAALYVVTSTTWTVFERAVLFREQRPTEALATQA
- a CDS encoding helix-turn-helix domain-containing protein, which produces MALGKDYAAQQCSIARALEVIGERWTLLLVRDAFYGVRRYNDFLVHLGLPRAVLAARLQALVEAGVLDKRRYQEAPPRDEYVLTERGLALWPVLRTLGRWGRDEVPGAPAVRHFHHAACGTELGPYGECPACHVPVPPAEVEMRPGAGLDPEPADPVSRALLRPRRLLVPLEADRV
- a CDS encoding class E sortase, which gives rise to MRDRVPVVVQTRGVRSTPARVLWVGAEAVVTCGVVLLLLVVHQLWWTNQQARAQATQQVRALEREWEGSPPAPSVEESPSVVDTPAPVESAAPPEARPEATSSSRPPLSSAYAILRIPRIGLTAPVARGVGKRSVLDRGYVGQYPGTASPGRPGNFALAGHRNTHGEPFRYINRLRPGDRIRVQTREREYEYVVDQVLAQTAPRDTGVIQPVPRSLVKPSYGYSAPGSYLTLTTCTPEFSSAYRLVVWAKLVR